A section of the Emcibacter nanhaiensis genome encodes:
- a CDS encoding acetyl-CoA carboxylase, whose amino-acid sequence MSTQIIAHLPGTFYRTPSPDAPAYKEVGDAVSEGDVVGLIEVMKSFHELRANVSGTVKAFLVSSEEAVMPGQPLVEIE is encoded by the coding sequence ATGAGTACGCAAATTATTGCCCATCTGCCGGGCACCTTTTACAGAACTCCGTCTCCGGATGCGCCGGCCTACAAGGAAGTTGGCGATGCTGTCTCGGAAGGAGATGTGGTAGGTCTGATTGAAGTAATGAAATCCTTTCATGAGTTGCGAGCCAATGTTTCTGGTACGGTCAAGGCGTTTCTGGTCAGTTCGGAAGAGGCGGTGATGCCTGGTCAGCCTCTTGTTGAAATCGAATAA
- the pxpA gene encoding 5-oxoprolinase subunit PxpA, translating into MSININCDMGEGFGLYQMGDDEAIMPYVTEANIACGFHASDPGHMHKTVLLAKSYGVKIGAHFSLPDLQGFGRREMKVSREEIFDIVLYQVGALIAFLDINNLTLNHLKPHGALYGMAARQQEIAEAIADVAEHYQVSVFGLAGTLHEEVYKGRGLDFVPEFYADLEYDRDGHLVITRSHDVVNPSVAAARCLRAVMERKVATVEGADIDVQVSSVCVHSDTPNSVEVAKQVREVLSPYMPATTK; encoded by the coding sequence TTGTCCATCAATATCAACTGTGACATGGGGGAGGGCTTCGGCCTTTATCAGATGGGAGATGATGAGGCCATCATGCCGTATGTGACAGAGGCTAACATTGCGTGTGGGTTTCATGCTTCTGATCCTGGTCATATGCACAAGACTGTGTTGCTTGCAAAATCATATGGCGTAAAGATTGGAGCTCATTTTTCACTACCCGATCTTCAGGGATTCGGTCGACGGGAAATGAAAGTGAGCAGGGAAGAAATTTTCGATATCGTTCTTTATCAGGTGGGTGCGCTTATAGCCTTTCTGGACATCAACAATTTGACTCTTAATCACCTGAAGCCCCATGGCGCGCTTTATGGCATGGCGGCTCGCCAACAGGAGATTGCCGAGGCTATTGCGGATGTCGCAGAGCACTATCAGGTGTCAGTGTTTGGCTTGGCCGGTACTCTGCATGAGGAAGTCTATAAGGGTAGAGGGCTGGACTTTGTGCCCGAATTTTACGCAGACCTGGAATACGACCGTGATGGACATCTTGTGATTACGCGCAGCCATGATGTGGTAAACCCATCTGTAGCTGCAGCTCGTTGTCTTAGGGCTGTTATGGAGCGTAAGGTTGCGACGGTAGAGGGGGCGGATATTGACGTTCAGGTCAGTTCTGTCTGCGTCCACTCCGATACACCCAATTCGGTAGAGGTGGCAAAGCAAGTCCGGGAGGTCCTGTCGCCATATATGCCTGCCACTACAAAGTAA